The Pontibacter sp. SGAir0037 DNA segment CAGGAAAATACTGCCAGTGTAGAAGAAAACGGGCAGGAGGAAACTCAGAATGAAGAAGTTACTGCCGAAGCTGAGGGTGCAACCGAAAATGCAGCCGAGGCCGAGCTCGCAGAAATGAAAGATAAATATGTGCGTCTGATGGCAGAGTTCGAAAACTTTCGTCGCAGAACAGCTAAAGAACGCATAGAACTTTCTAAAACAGCTACGCAAGACCTGATGGGGAACTTATTGCCTGTTTTAGATGATATGGAAAGAGCGCGTCAGTCAATGGAATCGGCTCAGGAAGTAAGCGCCATTTTAGAAGGACTTGACCTGGTGTTCCATAAGCTGAAAAACGTTACCCAGCAAAAGGGCCTTCAGGTAATGGAGATTAGCCAGGGCGATGACTTTAACAGCGATTTACACGAGGCAATTACGCAGGCACCGGCTCCTTCTGACGAACTGAAAGGGAAGATTATTGATGTTATTGAGAAAGGATATACTTTAAATGATAAGGTAATCCGTTTCGCAAAAGTTATTATAGGAGCTTAAGTAATGGCCAAGAGAGATTATTACGAAGTTTTGGGTGTAAGCAAAGATGCCTCTCAGGAGGAGATTAAAAAGGCTTACCGCAAAATCGCAATTAAATACCACCCTGATAAGAACCCGGACGACCCGACTGCCGAAGATAAATTTAAAGAGGCAGCAGAGGCCTACGAGGTGCTGAGTGATCAGCAGAAGCGCCAGCGTTATGATCAGTTTGGCCATCAGGGTATGAACGGAGGCGGCTTCGGCGGAGGTGGCATGAACATGGAAGATATTTTCTCCCAGTTCGGCGACATCTTTGGCGGAGGTGGCAGTCCGTTTGAAAGCTTCTTTGGTGGCGGAGGTGGCCGTTCGGGTGGTGGCCGTCGTACACGAAAAGGCAGTAACCTGCGCATTAAGCTGAAACTTGATCTGGAAGAAATAGCCAATGGCGTTGAAAAGAAGATTAAGGTGAAGCGCTATGTAGCCTGTGGTACCTGCGGTGGCAACGGAGCCAAAAGCAGTGCCGATATGCAAACCTGTAATTCCTGCCAGGGTTCCGGTCAGGTACGCAAGGTTGTAAATACTATGCTGGGCCAGATGGTCTCCACTGCAACATGCCCTACCTGTAACGGTGAAGGACGTATTGTAACAAAAGGCTGCGAAACCTGCCATGGAACAGGACGTGAGTTGCAGGAAGAAGTTATTTCAATCAATGTGCCGGCTGGTGTAATGGATGGCATGCAGCTCTCTATGAGCGGCAAAGGTAACTATCCGGAGAGAGGTGGCGTGCCGGGAGACCTGCTCATCCAGATCGAAGAAGAACTGCATCCCGTACTGAAACGAGATGGGAACAATGTTATCTTCGACCAGTATATCAGCTTTGTAGATGCTGCCCTTGGTGCCGATGTAGAAGTACCTACCATAGGCGGAAGAGTAAAGATTACCATAAAGCCAGGAACTCAAAGTGGCGAGATCTTCAGGCTGCGCGGTAAAGGTATAAAAGATATCAACGGGTATGGCAAAGGCGATCAGCTGATCCATATCAACGTCTGGACGCCTAAATCTTTGAGCAGCGAAGAACGTGCTACGTTAGAGCGCCTGCGCGATTCGTCCAACTTTGCGCCACATCCCGGTAAAAACGACAAAGGCTTCTTTGAGAAAGTAAAAGATTACTTCCAGTAAAAAGAAGTAGATGATATAGAAAAGCCAGTTGTGCCTTAGCGTGCGACTGGCTTTTTGTTTATCCGGTTCTGCCTAAGCTTCATCTGAATATTGTTTTCATTAGTCGATTTGTAGGGCTAACCTCACCGATAAAATTTGCTCTTTCGCACAATAGAACTATTTTTGATTAAATAATAAGGAGAACAAATTGAGCATCTTAAAAATTGATGGCGTTTCGAAACGCTATGCCAATCATACTGCCCTGGATCATGTAAGCTTCGAAATTCCGACAGGTTCCATTTTCGGGCTTTTAGGTCCTAACGGTGCTGGAAAAACCTCTCTTATTCGTATTATCACCCAGATTACAGGTGCCGATACAGGAGAAGTTTTTTTTAAAGGAGAACGTCTGAAGCCAGATCATATCATGGACATAGGCTATTTACCGGAAGAACGCGGCCTTTACAAAAAAATGAAAGTAGGAGAGCAATTGTTATACCTGGCGCAGCTTAAAGGCCTGAGTAAAGCAGAAGCAAAACTCCGCATTAAAGCATGGATAGACCGCTTTGAGATAAAAGAATGGCTCGATAAGAACATAGAAGACCTGTCGAAAGGCATGCAGCAGAAGGTGCAGTTTATCGTAACGGTGCTGCACGAGCCTTCACTCATCATATTGGATGAGCCTTTCTCTGGTTTCGACCCGATCAATGCCAATCTTATCAAAGATGAAATTCTGCGACTTCGTGAAAAGGGTGCCACCATTATCTTCTCTACGCACCGTATGGAGTCGGTGGAAGAGTTGTGTGATAACATAGCCTTGATTAACAGATCCCGCAAGGTGCTGGACGGGCCGGTAAAAGAAGTAAAAGATGCTTATAAAACCGATACCTACCAGGTAATAGGCAAAGGCAACCTACTGGTTTTATCGCCGGATTATGAAGTGCTGGAGCAGCATGAGAACCATGGCGTTTTCAGGGCTTCCATTAAGTTGCTGAACGGTGCTTCTCCTAATGATCTGCTACGCTACCTGGTGGAGCGTGTGGAGGTGCATTCCTTTGTAGAGCTGGTGCCAAGTATAAACGATATTTTTATCCGAAAAGTAAAGGAGACACATCATCATGAATAAAATTTGGCTGATCATCCAGCGAGAGTACCTGACACGAGTGCGCAAGAAGAGTTTTATTATCATGACTTTTATCACGCCGCTGCTTTTGGCAGCCTTTATGGTAATTCCGGCCTGGCTGGCAACCATGGAAACCGGTGCGGAAACTGTTATGGTGCTGGATGAGAGCGGGCTTTTTGCAGATAAACTGGAAAATAAAAAGGACCTGCAGTTTGTTAAGGTGAATGAGGAATTGGAGCGCGCTAAAGTTATTTACAGCGAAACCGACTATACTGCCTTGTTATACATTCCGCAACTGGATATTAATAATCCCGGAGGTATCCGGCTTTACTCCAAGAAAAACACCAGCCTGCAGACTCAACTTCGCCTGGAGAATGTACTGGAAGCAGAAATTGAAAACCAGCGATTTGTAGCTTCTGGTATGGACAGAGCTACCCTGGATAAAATGAAAGCCAATATTTCTATTGCCGCCATTAACCTGAGCGATGGCAGCGAAAAAGACAACAATGCCATTGTAACTTCCATTGCCGGTGTTGCCGGAGCCGTAGTTATTTATTTTTTCATTTTCCTGTATGGCGTTCAGATCATGAGGGGGGTGATAGAGGAGAAAGTAAACCGTATTGTAGAGGTGGTAATTTCTTCTGTTAAGCCTTTTCAGCTGATGATGGGGAAAATAGTGGGTATTGCAGCCGTTGGTTTAACACAGTTTCTGCTATGGGTAATACTGTCGTTTATTGTGGTAACCGGTGTGCAGGCCGCTTTCGGCATAAAACCGGCACCTACTCCCATGGAGCAGTTAGCTGCAGGGCAGGCCGCTGCCACCGGCGATGACCAGGACGAGTTGGAGCAGGCGCAGGAAGTAAAGGGTAATAAAATGCTCACAGAAGGCTTAAGTGCTTTATCAAACCTGAACATCCCCCTGATTGTCGGCTGTTTCCTGTTTTACTTTTTAGGAGGATATTTGCTGTACGGCTCCCTGTTTGGGGCCATAGGAGCTGCTGTAGATAACGAAACAGACACACAGCAGTTTATGATGCCGATTACCATACCGCTTATTATTTCCTTTATCATGTCTTATACCATAGTCCTGAAAAACCCTGATGGGCCTGTGGCTTTCTGGATGTCTATTATTCCGCTTACCTCGCCCATTGTTATGATGGTGCGTGTGCCTTTTGGAGTACCTGGCTGGCAACTGCTGCTATCCATGGGGCTACTTATTGCTGGCTTTATCATAACTACTTGGCTTGCAGGTCGTATTTATCGTGTAGGCATTCTGATGTATGGAAAGAAAGTGAATTACAAAGAACTTTCGAAGTGGTTATTTTACAGAGTTTAGTTTTGGCTGTTAGTACAAAGTAAACTATAGAAGTAGAGAGAGTAGCTGGTCTGGCAGGAACGGCTACTTTTTTTATTATATTGTACTGATAAGAAACTGGTCCTTCCCATAAAATTTACTTGCATGATGAAGCATCTTTTAAGCCTGCTCTGTTTGATAATGATCTCTACCCTTGTTGTTGCTCAGGAAAAAGACAAACCTGCTTATAAGCTTTTTACAAAGGCAGGAAAGAGCATTGGCTATGGCAAAATGTTGCAGGAGCTTCAGAAGGCAGATGTGGTGCTGTTTGGAGAGCAGCATAACGACCCGATTGCACACTGGCTGCAGCTGGAAGTAAGCCGGGACCTGCACAAAGCACACCAGCAGCAGTTTATAATAGGTGCCGAAATGTTCGAAGCCGATGTGCAGCTGGTTCTGGATGAGTATTTGGCAGGACAGGTGGCAGAAACAAATTTTGAGCAGGAATCCAGGCCGTGGAATAACTATAAAACGGATTATAAACCAATTGTTCGTTTTGCCAAAGAAGCCAAAGTTCCATTTGTGGCTACCAATGTACCACGCCGCTATGCTGCGATGGTTTCTGCCGGTGGTCTCAAAGCTTTGGAAAGCACTTCTGCCGATGCAAAGAGATATATAGTACCCCTGCCAATAGAAGTAGACATGAGCCTGCCGGGCTATAAGAATATGCTCTCAATGTTTGGGAGCAACACACATGGCACTACCAAGGCAGAAAATGTGGTGCAGGCCCAGGCGCTGAAAGACGCAACCATGGCACATTTTATCCAGGAGCAGCTGAACCGGCAGAAGAAGGTGTTACACCTGAACGGAGCGTATCATTCCGATAACTTCGAAGGCATTGGCTGGTATCTGCAAAAAAAGAACCCGAAGGCTAAAATCACGACCATCACCACCATTCTACAGGAGGACCTGGAAAAGCTGTCGGATGAGCATAAAAATAAAGCAGATTTTATACTGGTGGTACCAGCAGGCATGACCAGGACCTACTAAATGGGTAGGTGTTAAATTAGCCTCAGCAATTCCGAAGCGGCGGCAAATGCCGACTTCTGCCCTTCTTTTACCTGCTCTGTAAAGTCAGGCAACAGGCTCTTTACCTGCGGGTGGGTATAAAACTTCTCTTCCAGCCCTTGCCGGATGGCCTCATGTAACCAGAGTAAGTTCTGCTGTTTTCTTTTTTTCTCAAAAAAGCCATTGTGCTGCGTTTGGTCCAGGTAAGCAGCAATGGTTTGCCAAATGGTATCGAGGCCGGCATCTTGTATAGCTGAACAAACTGATACTTTGGGAATCCAGCCAGAAGCAGTAGGAGGATAGAGGTGCAGTGCATTCTGGTACTCTGCTCGTGCGGCTTTGGCTTTATGTACGTTAGCACCATCGGCCTTGGTAATGGCAATCGCATCTGCCATTTCCATGATACCGCGCTTGATGCCCTGTAGCTCATCGCCGGCACCAGCCAACATCAGCAACAGGAAAAAGTCGACCATGGCATGCACTGCCGTTTCTGACTGGCCAACACCTACTGTTTCTACAATAATGGCATCAAAGCCTGCAGCCTCGCACAACAGAATTGTTTCGCGGGTATTGCGTGCAACGCCACCCAGAGACTTACCGGCTGGCGAAGGTCTTATAAAGGCCTGCGGATTGGTTGCCAGAGAATCCATGCGGGTTTTATCGCCTAATATACTGCCTCCGGAGCGCTGGCTCGTTGGATCTATCGCTAAAACAGCAATTTTCTTACCTTGATGATTGATCAGGTAATTACCGAATGTCTCAATAAAAGTACTTTTGCCCACACCCGGAACACCTGTAATACCAATGCGCAACGAGTTGCCTGTGTAAGGTAGCAGCTGGTCAATTACTTGCTGTGCCAACTCCTGGTCGCTGGCCAATCTGCTCTCTACCAATGTAATGGCACGGCTTAACATGACACGGTCGCCGGCCATGATGCCTTCAATATACTTCTCTTTATGAAACCGTTTTGCCAATGCTTCTTACTCTTCCCGCAAATTTACTATTTCTCTGCTTTTTCACCACATGCTTTATTGCTTACAAGGTAAAGCAAATCACAAAGGAAGGTTAAACATTGAATTTATTCTGAGGCGAAATGGTTAGTAGTGTCTGAAGGCCAGTTATATAGAAGCTGGTGAACAGGCATGTTTTCAACTTCAGGGCTTTAATAGCGCTTATTGAATTTAATGAAACAAATTTGGATGCTTTTTGCCGCTTTGTTAGCGGTAAATGTTGCTGCTGAAGCACAAACTGAAATGAATAATATTTCAGCTACAGGAAGGGGAGGGGTTGCGACTACATTTGTGCGCGACTATCAGGCAATAGGTATAAACCCCGCAAATATTGGAAAGAGTGAGTCCTTTATCTCTTTTTCTATTCTGGAAGGAGGTTTAAGGGCTAATTCAAACGCATTTACCCGTGCCAATTTGCCTGTTTTCAGGAACTATCTGAAAAGCGCTGAGGCAACGATGGCAGAACGGGCAGAGCTTTCCAACACCTTTAGTAATAGCAACCTGCTGAATGGCTCAGGAGACATCAATACCCTAGCCTTGTCTGTTAACTTCCCCCGTTTCGGAAGCTTTGCCTTTAGTAACCGGCAACGAGTGGTGGGGCAGGCATTTTTAAATAAGAACTTTTCTGACCTGATTTTCCTGGGTGAAAATGCTCCTTTTATAGCTGCCCTTCAACCGGCAGAGAGAATATTTCTGTCAGAAATTTTTAATGGTACCAACATTCAGACATTGTGGCTGAATGAGTGGAATCTGGCCTATAGCAAGAAGCTTCTCTCCTTGCCGAACCTGCAGCTGTATGGTGGCGTTGGCTATAAGTACATACAAGGTATGAACATGTATGCATTCAGCGCTCAAAACGGCGAATTGCAAACCTATGGCAGAAGCACCAGCTTGCTGGGGATCGATTATGAAGCCAGCTTAAATACTTCCAGTATCAGGTTTGTGGAAGGTGGGAACCGGTCACCTGTAGGTGCAGGCCATGGAATTGATCTGGGCCTGTCTGCTGATTTGGGGCTTTCAGATAAGGTGGTAAAAGTTAGTCTTGCGCTTACCGACATCGGGAAAATGACCTGGACTGAAAATTTTAAAGAAGGAAAAGATATCGGCTTTACCTTACCTACAGAGGCAGAGTTTGCTAAAAGCGGCGATATAAAAGCCTTTGCACTGGATGTAGCGGAGCAGGTGCTCGACAGTTCTATTGCTTATTCACCGGTAGATAGACTTACTACTGATCTGCCGACGCGCCTGCGAACAGGTATTGGCATTAAGCTAAGCGAAAAGGTAGAACTTGGGGTAGATTATGTGAAACCACTGAATAAAGCAGTCGGCAATATTCCTGACGATTTCATTGGTATTGGTATTGATCTGATGCCGCTTTCAAAACTACGCATCAGTTCAGGTGTGAGTACGGGAGCCGGCGAAAAGCTGAATCTTCCTTTAGGGATAGCGTTTGTTACTTCTGCCTATGAATTTGGTATAAGCACACGTGATGTGACAGTACCCTTTTCCTCCGGCGAACAACTTAGAGGATCGTTAGCTGTCGGTTTCTTAAAATTCAGGATCAGGCGTTAATATCATAAGATTAAGGTTCTAGAGCCACATAACCGACATTTCGTAAGGCCGGTTATGTGGCTCTAGCGTTATAGTTAATTCAGATTATTTAGAGGCTTGTCCGGATTGCTTGGTTTTGGTTATCCCCTGTGGAAAGTTAGGTAAGCCCATATCACTTTTTTTACCTGCCAAATGAAACCCGTTATCGGTATAAGTACAGGCCGTACCTGCTGCATTAGGTTTGCTGATGACGCCTAAGTAATTGCTGTCTTTACGGGCAATATAAATTTTACCATCGGGAGCAAGTTGTATGGCTCCAATACGGGGGCTTGCAGATGTACCAACTACAACCGCCGATTTCGAAATAGCTGCGGCTGAACCTGCTTTCAGGTCAAACTGAATTACCTGTGCCTTGCCCCCTCCAATGCCATTAGCTGTGCCATACAGTTTAGTACCATCAGGCGAGAAAACAACACCGTACGCTTCTTCAAATCCCTTTAAAAGAATAGGGCCAGAAATTACGCCTGTGCTTTTGTTAAAGCTCAGCACTTCAAAATTACTTTCATCATCCCAGAGTGCGGATGCTAAACGGGTGCCATCCGGAGAAGGCGTTAAATACCCGATAGCTTTGCGGTTATTACCGCCGTGTACGGTTCCTACATTACTCACGACAGGCTGTACGCTTACACCTTCAGCAGAAACAAGGTAAGCCATATAGGCGTTGCTATTCCACCTGTGCCCGATTACCCACCAGTCGCGGTTATTGCTGTGCTTTACGGCAGTTAGTTTTTCAGTAGCAGGAGCGATCATAAATGAGTTTTTATAAACCAGGTCGCCGTTTCCGCCATCTTTTTTCATATTAATAATACTGTAGCGCATGCCATTCGACTGTGCTTGTATATCAGTAGTGAAAATATAATAGATGCTGTCGTTGCCGGGCTTTGGAAGGATCAGAGCCGACTGTGTAGACGATTTCATGCCCATCAGGCCATTCCCGTTTGGCATTACACGGTGGTTCCGGTTCCAGACGGTAATGCCGTTTGTATAAAACAAGAGGTTGCCATCTTTATCAGATATACTGGCGCTGCCTTCCTCAGTTATTAGTCTCCCATTCGTCTGAACAATAGCTGTATCGGGTTTAAAAGCTATACCAGCATTTTTTCCAAAATACCAGTTAGTGGTTTCTCCCTGGGCAGCCGCCGAAAAGCCGGATAAACTCAATGAAAGAGCGACTATGATGTGTTTTAAATTTATCATATGAAATAGCCTTTACGTTGCATGACTGATTACAAACAGAGTGCCAGGTTACAAAATGCCGCTTCCGGATGCAGGCAAAAGCTGTTGTGTTAAGGGTGAACAGGTAAATAAAAAATACTGATTATTATTAGCTGCTTTATTATAGCATAGCAAGAGCCTCTAAAGCAGAATTCTGCTTTAGAGGCTCTTGCTATACCAAACGTAAGTTACCTAAGATCTATTATGGGCAAGGGAGTTCATCTTTTTTACCCAGATTAAGGCTGAGACCTAGCATATGATGAAAATAGGTGTCATTTTTTGTTCCACCTGCAATACCAT contains these protein-coding regions:
- a CDS encoding nucleotide exchange factor GrpE; its protein translation is MSDKDIKKEQENEELQENTASVEENGQEETQNEEVTAEAEGATENAAEAELAEMKDKYVRLMAEFENFRRRTAKERIELSKTATQDLMGNLLPVLDDMERARQSMESAQEVSAILEGLDLVFHKLKNVTQQKGLQVMEISQGDDFNSDLHEAITQAPAPSDELKGKIIDVIEKGYTLNDKVIRFAKVIIGA
- the dnaJ gene encoding molecular chaperone DnaJ, giving the protein MAKRDYYEVLGVSKDASQEEIKKAYRKIAIKYHPDKNPDDPTAEDKFKEAAEAYEVLSDQQKRQRYDQFGHQGMNGGGFGGGGMNMEDIFSQFGDIFGGGGSPFESFFGGGGGRSGGGRRTRKGSNLRIKLKLDLEEIANGVEKKIKVKRYVACGTCGGNGAKSSADMQTCNSCQGSGQVRKVVNTMLGQMVSTATCPTCNGEGRIVTKGCETCHGTGRELQEEVISINVPAGVMDGMQLSMSGKGNYPERGGVPGDLLIQIEEELHPVLKRDGNNVIFDQYISFVDAALGADVEVPTIGGRVKITIKPGTQSGEIFRLRGKGIKDINGYGKGDQLIHINVWTPKSLSSEERATLERLRDSSNFAPHPGKNDKGFFEKVKDYFQ
- a CDS encoding ABC transporter ATP-binding protein, encoding MSILKIDGVSKRYANHTALDHVSFEIPTGSIFGLLGPNGAGKTSLIRIITQITGADTGEVFFKGERLKPDHIMDIGYLPEERGLYKKMKVGEQLLYLAQLKGLSKAEAKLRIKAWIDRFEIKEWLDKNIEDLSKGMQQKVQFIVTVLHEPSLIILDEPFSGFDPINANLIKDEILRLREKGATIIFSTHRMESVEELCDNIALINRSRKVLDGPVKEVKDAYKTDTYQVIGKGNLLVLSPDYEVLEQHENHGVFRASIKLLNGASPNDLLRYLVERVEVHSFVELVPSINDIFIRKVKETHHHE
- a CDS encoding ABC transporter permease, whose amino-acid sequence is MNKIWLIIQREYLTRVRKKSFIIMTFITPLLLAAFMVIPAWLATMETGAETVMVLDESGLFADKLENKKDLQFVKVNEELERAKVIYSETDYTALLYIPQLDINNPGGIRLYSKKNTSLQTQLRLENVLEAEIENQRFVASGMDRATLDKMKANISIAAINLSDGSEKDNNAIVTSIAGVAGAVVIYFFIFLYGVQIMRGVIEEKVNRIVEVVISSVKPFQLMMGKIVGIAAVGLTQFLLWVILSFIVVTGVQAAFGIKPAPTPMEQLAAGQAAATGDDQDELEQAQEVKGNKMLTEGLSALSNLNIPLIVGCFLFYFLGGYLLYGSLFGAIGAAVDNETDTQQFMMPITIPLIISFIMSYTIVLKNPDGPVAFWMSIIPLTSPIVMMVRVPFGVPGWQLLLSMGLLIAGFIITTWLAGRIYRVGILMYGKKVNYKELSKWLFYRV
- a CDS encoding ChaN family lipoprotein; the protein is MISTLVVAQEKDKPAYKLFTKAGKSIGYGKMLQELQKADVVLFGEQHNDPIAHWLQLEVSRDLHKAHQQQFIIGAEMFEADVQLVLDEYLAGQVAETNFEQESRPWNNYKTDYKPIVRFAKEAKVPFVATNVPRRYAAMVSAGGLKALESTSADAKRYIVPLPIEVDMSLPGYKNMLSMFGSNTHGTTKAENVVQAQALKDATMAHFIQEQLNRQKKVLHLNGAYHSDNFEGIGWYLQKKNPKAKITTITTILQEDLEKLSDEHKNKADFILVVPAGMTRTY
- the meaB gene encoding methylmalonyl Co-A mutase-associated GTPase MeaB yields the protein MAKRFHKEKYIEGIMAGDRVMLSRAITLVESRLASDQELAQQVIDQLLPYTGNSLRIGITGVPGVGKSTFIETFGNYLINHQGKKIAVLAIDPTSQRSGGSILGDKTRMDSLATNPQAFIRPSPAGKSLGGVARNTRETILLCEAAGFDAIIVETVGVGQSETAVHAMVDFFLLLMLAGAGDELQGIKRGIMEMADAIAITKADGANVHKAKAARAEYQNALHLYPPTASGWIPKVSVCSAIQDAGLDTIWQTIAAYLDQTQHNGFFEKKRKQQNLLWLHEAIRQGLEEKFYTHPQVKSLLPDFTEQVKEGQKSAFAAASELLRLI
- a CDS encoding DUF5723 family protein, giving the protein MKQIWMLFAALLAVNVAAEAQTEMNNISATGRGGVATTFVRDYQAIGINPANIGKSESFISFSILEGGLRANSNAFTRANLPVFRNYLKSAEATMAERAELSNTFSNSNLLNGSGDINTLALSVNFPRFGSFAFSNRQRVVGQAFLNKNFSDLIFLGENAPFIAALQPAERIFLSEIFNGTNIQTLWLNEWNLAYSKKLLSLPNLQLYGGVGYKYIQGMNMYAFSAQNGELQTYGRSTSLLGIDYEASLNTSSIRFVEGGNRSPVGAGHGIDLGLSADLGLSDKVVKVSLALTDIGKMTWTENFKEGKDIGFTLPTEAEFAKSGDIKAFALDVAEQVLDSSIAYSPVDRLTTDLPTRLRTGIGIKLSEKVELGVDYVKPLNKAVGNIPDDFIGIGIDLMPLSKLRISSGVSTGAGEKLNLPLGIAFVTSAYEFGISTRDVTVPFSSGEQLRGSLAVGFLKFRIRR
- a CDS encoding PD40 domain-containing protein: MINLKHIIVALSLSLSGFSAAAQGETTNWYFGKNAGIAFKPDTAIVQTNGRLITEEGSASISDKDGNLLFYTNGITVWNRNHRVMPNGNGLMGMKSSTQSALILPKPGNDSIYYIFTTDIQAQSNGMRYSIINMKKDGGNGDLVYKNSFMIAPATEKLTAVKHSNNRDWWVIGHRWNSNAYMAYLVSAEGVSVQPVVSNVGTVHGGNNRKAIGYLTPSPDGTRLASALWDDESNFEVLSFNKSTGVISGPILLKGFEEAYGVVFSPDGTKLYGTANGIGGGKAQVIQFDLKAGSAAAISKSAVVVGTSASPRIGAIQLAPDGKIYIARKDSNYLGVISKPNAAGTACTYTDNGFHLAGKKSDMGLPNFPQGITKTKQSGQASK